In Deinococcus reticulitermitis, a single window of DNA contains:
- a CDS encoding bifunctional 3-deoxy-7-phosphoheptulonate synthase/chorismate mutase, which yields MVQRSIDDLRAEVDQINRELLTLLSRRGEVVTQIGHAKTAEGRPNHYDPAREEKQLRDIESLNPGPFSNNTVKAIFKEIFKASLALEESNDKKQLLVSRKVKREDTVLDIDGVRIGGGEPPVIIAGPCSIESEDQMLRTAAFLAGKGVKILRGGAYKPRTSPYGFQGMGVDGLILGSSAARENGQLFVTEVMDTRDVDVVAEYADILQIGARNMHNFALLREVGRARRPVLLKRGLSATIEEWLYAAEYILSEGNPEVILCERGIRTFEKWTRNTLDLSAVALAKQETHLPVIVDVTHAAGRRDLLIPLAKAALAVGADGIHVEVHPSPLTALSDNEQQLDFAGYEAFEQALGSMLKVPATV from the coding sequence ATGGTACAGCGCAGCATCGACGACCTCCGCGCCGAGGTGGACCAGATCAACCGCGAACTTCTCACCCTGCTCTCGCGCCGGGGCGAGGTGGTCACTCAGATCGGGCACGCCAAGACCGCTGAGGGCCGTCCGAACCACTACGACCCGGCCCGCGAGGAAAAGCAGCTCCGCGACATCGAGTCGCTCAATCCTGGTCCGTTCAGCAACAACACCGTCAAGGCGATTTTCAAGGAGATTTTCAAGGCGAGCCTCGCGCTTGAGGAGAGCAACGACAAGAAGCAGCTGCTCGTCTCGCGCAAGGTCAAGCGCGAGGACACCGTACTCGACATCGACGGCGTGCGGATCGGCGGGGGCGAGCCGCCCGTGATCATCGCCGGGCCGTGCTCGATCGAGTCCGAGGACCAGATGCTGCGGACGGCCGCCTTCCTCGCCGGCAAGGGCGTCAAGATCCTGCGTGGCGGGGCCTACAAGCCGCGCACCAGTCCCTACGGCTTCCAGGGCATGGGGGTCGACGGCCTGATTCTGGGCAGCTCCGCCGCGCGTGAAAACGGTCAACTGTTCGTGACCGAGGTGATGGACACCCGCGACGTGGACGTGGTGGCCGAGTACGCCGACATCCTCCAGATCGGCGCGCGCAACATGCACAACTTCGCCCTGCTGCGCGAGGTGGGCCGCGCCCGGCGCCCGGTGCTGCTCAAGCGCGGGCTCTCGGCCACCATCGAGGAATGGCTCTACGCCGCCGAGTACATCCTCTCGGAGGGCAACCCCGAGGTGATTCTCTGCGAACGCGGCATCCGCACCTTCGAGAAGTGGACGCGCAACACCCTTGACCTCTCGGCGGTGGCGCTCGCCAAGCAGGAGACCCACCTCCCGGTGATCGTGGACGTGACCCACGCCGCCGGGCGCCGCGACCTGCTGATTCCGCTCGCCAAGGCCGCCCTCGCCGTCGGCGCCGACGGCATTCATGTCGAGGTGCACCCCAGCCCGCTCACCGCGCTCTCCGACAACGAGCAGCAACTCGACTTCGCCGGCTACGAGGCCTTCGAGCAGGCGCTCGGCTCGATGCTGAAGGTGCCGGCGACCGTCTGA
- a CDS encoding 2'-5' RNA ligase family protein, whose translation MKAGKMDASASQPSVFPQAGTGALHSVVAWPPEALDTWMRRVQAELRVSGFGWPHLNLRAPFSTPLEASELIARLRRELRSQSALTVRLCGWKRVPGAIFLRCDLSPELADLHRRLLTAVPSSVSPYDGEQYLPHLTLALGVLPWAADELWEKVGSLTPPVTQFTIEALSLTREERGEVQELHTYPLLVGEQGEG comes from the coding sequence GTGAAAGCAGGCAAGATGGACGCCTCGGCTTCGCAACCATCTGTGTTTCCCCAGGCCGGGACAGGTGCGCTCCATTCCGTCGTCGCGTGGCCGCCCGAAGCGCTCGATACCTGGATGCGGCGCGTGCAGGCCGAGCTGCGGGTCAGCGGCTTCGGCTGGCCGCACCTCAATCTGCGGGCGCCCTTCAGCACGCCGCTTGAGGCCTCGGAGCTGATCGCCCGGCTGCGGCGAGAACTGCGCTCACAGTCGGCGCTGACGGTGCGCCTGTGCGGGTGGAAGCGCGTGCCTGGGGCGATTTTTCTGCGCTGTGACCTCAGCCCGGAGCTGGCCGACTTGCACCGCCGCCTGCTCACCGCTGTGCCCTCGTCGGTGTCGCCGTACGATGGGGAACAGTACCTTCCCCACCTCACCCTCGCCCTCGGTGTGCTGCCCTGGGCCGCCGACGAACTGTGGGAGAAGGTGGGGTCACTGACCCCGCCGGTGACCCAGTTCACGATCGAAGCCCTCAGCCTGACCCGCGAGGAGCGCGGCGAGGTCCAGGAACTCCACACCTATCCGCTGCTGGTCGGAGAGCAGGGCGAGGGCTGA
- a CDS encoding globin: MTPPSAPLTLSAGTLYERIGADTLTEVVTRFYGLVAQHPDLAPIFPDDLTETAQKQLAFLTGFTGGPPLYHERYGHPRLRARHLPFEITPQRAQAWLACMREALRATPGLAEPEARELYAALARVAVHMVNSD; this comes from the coding sequence GTGACGCCGCCCTCTGCTCCCCTGACCCTGAGCGCCGGAACCCTTTACGAACGCATCGGCGCCGACACGCTCACGGAGGTCGTGACGCGCTTTTATGGTCTGGTGGCGCAGCACCCTGACCTCGCGCCGATTTTCCCGGACGACCTCACTGAGACGGCGCAAAAGCAGCTCGCTTTCCTGACCGGGTTCACTGGGGGTCCCCCCCTCTACCACGAGCGCTACGGCCACCCCCGATTGCGCGCCCGGCACCTGCCGTTCGAGATCACGCCGCAGCGGGCACAGGCCTGGCTCGCCTGCATGAGGGAAGCGCTGCGCGCGACGCCGGGTCTCGCCGAGCCCGAGGCGCGCGAGCTGTACGCGGCACTCGCGCGGGTGGCAGTGCATATGGTGAACAGCGACTGA
- the dgt gene encoding dGTP triphosphohydrolase: MLTRADLEAREVQTLAPYARLSRDARREFPESESESRTAYQKDRDRVLHTKAFRRLEAKTQVFLNAPALGDHYRTRLTHTLEVQQVARSVALSLGLNETLAETVALAHDLGHPPFGHAGERLLDSLMAGEGGFNHNAQARRIVTLLEERSSEWPGLNLTFDTLDGLNKHDRSGWPSERARPSLEAQVVDAADALAYTAHDLDDGLRSGLLRPAELLELPLWRALLEQTGVPSTDFSPGERRTLHRELLGWLIRDLTATSAARIGESGIASPHEAQGWATPLIGYSSGLRAQLREVGVFLRERLYHHWQVEMQVEQGEAVLSDLFAAFERRPSLLPPRPRARAEQLGLRRAICDHIAGMTDRYALDTHAALSPARAVRTR; the protein is encoded by the coding sequence ATGCTCACCCGCGCCGACCTCGAAGCCCGCGAAGTGCAGACGCTCGCGCCCTACGCGCGGCTGAGCCGGGACGCGCGGCGCGAGTTCCCGGAATCCGAGAGCGAATCGCGCACCGCCTACCAGAAAGACCGCGACCGCGTCCTTCACACCAAGGCGTTTCGGCGTCTGGAAGCCAAGACGCAGGTGTTTCTCAACGCTCCGGCGCTCGGCGACCACTACCGCACCCGGCTCACCCATACCCTCGAAGTGCAGCAGGTCGCGCGCTCGGTGGCGCTCTCGCTTGGGCTTAACGAGACGCTTGCCGAGACGGTCGCCCTCGCCCACGACCTCGGGCACCCTCCCTTCGGGCACGCCGGGGAGCGGCTGCTCGACTCGCTGATGGCGGGCGAGGGGGGGTTTAACCACAACGCCCAGGCACGGCGGATCGTGACGCTTCTGGAAGAGCGGTCGAGCGAGTGGCCGGGCCTGAACCTCACCTTCGACACGCTCGACGGCCTGAACAAGCATGACCGCAGCGGGTGGCCGTCCGAGCGGGCGCGGCCCAGCCTCGAAGCGCAGGTGGTCGACGCCGCCGACGCCCTCGCCTACACCGCCCATGACCTCGACGACGGTTTACGCAGCGGCCTGCTGCGGCCCGCCGAACTGCTCGAATTGCCGCTGTGGCGCGCGCTGCTGGAGCAGACCGGCGTGCCTTCCACCGACTTTTCACCCGGCGAGCGCCGCACCCTGCACCGTGAACTGCTCGGCTGGCTGATCCGCGACCTGACGGCCACGAGCGCGGCCCGAATCGGGGAAAGCGGGATCGCTTCGCCGCACGAGGCGCAGGGCTGGGCCACGCCGCTGATCGGCTACAGCTCCGGGTTGCGCGCGCAGCTGCGCGAGGTGGGCGTATTCCTGCGCGAGCGGCTCTACCACCACTGGCAGGTGGAGATGCAGGTCGAGCAGGGCGAAGCGGTCCTGAGCGACCTGTTTGCCGCCTTCGAGCGCCGCCCCAGCCTGTTGCCGCCGCGCCCCCGCGCCCGCGCCGAGCAGCTCGGCCTGCGCCGGGCGATCTGCGACCACATCGCGGGCATGACCGACCGTTACGCCCTCGACACCCACGCCGCCCTCAGCCCCGCGCGCGCCGTCCGAACACGGTGA